Proteins encoded together in one Cardiocondyla obscurior isolate alpha-2009 linkage group LG07, Cobs3.1, whole genome shotgun sequence window:
- the LOC139103827 gene encoding zinc finger protein 765, which produces MSAQGEHNCVLCEMKLDTKEALQEHFRKHANKEIDMRGQPVKCKNEDTRCDICNRTFETIPAALRHRFKVHSNLSTKFYCSYCGKQFPLKNHRDNHLFSHNLTEGEDKDEYKKCEECNVIFYNQKALDYHFRSIHKRMIYLFQPIATPPPSNKIKLNSMNDALSVYYCHLCGVEYVIKFNLQQHLEKMHTKKERENMPEDLIKCTVCSALFYNKRAYNIHNSYHQPDDLYVTSEQQRMQTVTKVDQDFDIRRVEAAAEKYVPRSNVFKRTIKERAEPNKVQKSQIKTENESEHETENEIESHLEIKTEIKRERCMSLDESVDINEFSDSESDVPLKQRIAS; this is translated from the exons ATGAGTGCTCAGGGCGAGCACAATTGTGTTCTATGTGAGATGAAACTGGACACAAAAGAGGCACTGCAGGAGCACTTTAG GAAACATGCAAATAAAGAGATAGATATGCGCGGACAGCCAGTGAAATGTAAGAACGAGGATACACGATGCGATATTTGTAATCGAACATTTGAAACAATACCAGCAGCGCTAAGGCACAGGTTTAAGGTCCACTCCAATTTGTCAACAAAGTTCTATTGCTCCTATTGCGGAAAGCAGTTTCCTTTaaag AATCACAGAGACAATCATTTATTCTCACACAATTTGACTGAAGGTGAGGATAAGGATGAGTACAAAAAATGTGAAGAATGCAATGTGATATTCTACAACCAGAAAGCACTGGATTATCATTTTCGTTCCATTCATAAAAG AATGATCTACTTGTTCCAACCTATAGCCACTCCTCCACCCagcaacaaaattaaattgaactCTATGAATGATGCCTTGAGTGTGTACTACTGTCATTTGTGTGGTGTTGagtatgttataaaatttaatttgcaacagcatttagaaaagatgcatacaAAA aaagaaagggaaaacaTGCCAGAAGATTTGATCAAATGTACAGTATGTTCAGCATTATTTTACAACAAGAGAGCCTACAACATTCACAATAGTTATCATCAGCCAGATGATTTGTATGTAACTTCTGAGCAACAGAGAATGCAAACGGTAACCAAAGTCGATCAAGATTTTGATATTAGGAGAGTAGAGGCTGCAGCCGAAAAATATGTACCACGATCTAATGTATTTAAAAGGACAATTAAGGAAAGAGCAGAG cCAAATAAAGTGCAGAAGAGTCAAAttaagacagaaaacgaatcAGAACATGAGACagaaaatgaaatagaaagtcatttagaaattaaaacagaaataaagagagagagatgcaTGTCTTTGGATGAATCTGTGGATATCAACGAATTCAGCGATTCAGAAAGCGACGTCCCATTGAAGCAAAGAATCGCCAGCtaa
- the Bugz gene encoding BUB3-interacting and GLEBS motif-containing protein ZNF207: MGRKKKKQSRPWCWYCNREFEDEKILIQHQKAKHFKCHICHKKLYTGPGLSIHCMQVHKEAIDKVPNSLPNRSNIEIEIYGMEGIPPNDAKEHERQRNGGRPGSPSSGEDEPVQKKVKPEGLLGSAPGAMSGMTAGLPGMPPQPGMPPLPGMAPHPGMAPHPGMPPHPGMPPMHPMMPMGHVGPPFMGPGMMSGMSGMPSGMQPPVSGASIPPRPLFPSAAAAAVSTVAASTATSVTGSAPLGTDFKPITSVAGGGGSIGPVKPTFPAYSSAGDSIGGATGNSLLNSGDQKVNLIATTGAASKIIHPPEDLSLEEIRARLPKYQRRQTDESGRSSQSEAAAVAASQQQQAAALQQAAAQQQQAVQQQQQQQVQQQQQAAAANVAAAAFQADQQQRQQQAAALNALQQQQQRFPRPPQAVMVPASAAAMPVSSVALMAPLMRPTMTLAAPALIHGGNMMRPPPMGLPPGMIGALPPGAAMHPAFAAAAPMGFPGPMLTPMMHPRFR, from the exons ATGGGCCgcaagaagaagaagcagTCGAGGCCCTGGTGCTG gtATTGTAACCGCGAGTTTGAGGATGAAAAAATCCTTATTCAACATCAGAAGGCAAAGCACTTCAAATGTCACATTTGTCACAAGAAACTGTACACTGGACCAGGCCTTAGCATACATTGTATGCAG GTACACAAAGAGGCAATAGACAAGGTACCCAATTCATTGCCAAATCGTAGCAATATTGAGATAGAAATTTATGGAATGGAAGGTATACCACCAAATGATGCAAAAGAACATGAGAGACAGCGAAATGGTGGTAGACCTGGTTCGCCATCATCTGGGGAGGATGAACCTGTGCAGAAGAAGGTGAAACCCGAAGGTTTATTAGGTTCTGCACCAGGCGCGATGTCTGGGATGACAGCTGGTTTACCTGGGATGCCACCACAGCCGGGTATGCCACCACTACCTGGTATGGCACCACATCCAGGTATGGCGCCACATCCTGGTATGCCGCCACATCCTGGGATGCCTCCTATGCACCCCATGATGCCGATGGGCCACGTAGGACCTCCATTCATGGGCCCAGG catgaTGTCTGGTATGTCGGGTATGCCCTCCGGGATGCAGCCTCCAGTTTCAGGCGCGTCAATTCCGCCACGTCCGCTGTTCCCAAGTGCTGCTGCTGCAGCTGTTTCGACAGTAGCCGCATCAACAGCAACGTCGGTCACCGGATCTGCACCCCTTGGCACAGATTTCAAGCCGATTACATCAGTGGCCGGTGGCGGTGGTTCCATAGGTCCAGTAAAACCGACATTCCCCGCTTATAGTAGCGCTGGCGATTCTATCGGCGGCGCAACTGGTAATAGTCTTCTTAATAGCGGCGATCAAAAGGTGAATCTTATCGCGACCACCGGAGCCGCTAGTAAGATCATTCATCCTCCAGAAGACCTCAGTCTA GAGGAAATTAGGGCAAGACTGCCAAAGTATCAGCGCCGACAAACCGATGAATCTGGACGATCGTCACAGTCGGAAGCGGCTGCAGTGGCGGCGAGTCAGCAACAGCAGGCCGCCGCCCTGCAGCAAGCGGCAGCGCAGCAACAGCAAGCGGttcaacagcagcagcaacaacaggtgcagcagcagcagcaagcGGCTGCTGCGAACGTAGCAGCGGCCGCATTTCAGGCGGATCAACAACAACGACAGCAGCAGGCAGCGGCTTTGAATGCActgcagcagcagcaacaaagGTTTCCACGGCCACCTCAGGCAGTCATGGTGCCAGCTTCTGCCGCAGCAATGCCAGTTAGCTCTGTTGCGTTGATGGCTCCCTTGATGCGGCCCACCATGACTCTAGCCGCGCCTGCTCTCATTCATGGAGGTAACATGATGCGACCGCCCCCCATGGGCCTGCCACCAG